One window of the Streptomyces sp. ITFR-21 genome contains the following:
- a CDS encoding NAD(P)/FAD-dependent oxidoreductase encodes MTGNVVIVGAGMAGVRTAVELRGQGWRGGVTLVGDEPHPPYDRPPLSKTVLLGGRDGDAPVDVRFDVDFAGLGVELRPGVRAESLRSGSKEIVTGQGTVPYDRLVLATGAYPVQLPGTAGLPGVHSLRTLDDAAALRPVLAARQRIVVVGAGWIGAEFATAARQAGCEVTVVEAADRPLAAVLPASVTAPMRGWYEEAGVELRTGTRVAAVEPGAVVLADGSRLPAAAVVVGIGARPANGWLAGSGVAVDADGAVLADDRLRTSVEDVYAVGDCASFPSARYGRRLLVHHWDNAVQGPRTAAANLLGGDQPYDPVPYFWSEQFGRFVQYAGHHTDADTMVPRGDPAGPAWSVLWLRDGLLTAVLAVGRPRDMAQARKLLGGSPAVDPERAADPAVPLRSAVR; translated from the coding sequence GTGACTGGGAATGTGGTGATCGTCGGGGCCGGGATGGCCGGGGTGCGGACCGCGGTGGAGTTGCGGGGGCAGGGGTGGCGGGGCGGGGTCACGCTGGTGGGGGACGAGCCGCATCCCCCGTACGACCGGCCGCCGTTGTCGAAAACGGTGCTGTTGGGGGGCCGCGACGGCGACGCCCCCGTGGACGTGCGGTTCGACGTGGACTTCGCCGGGCTCGGGGTGGAGCTGCGGCCGGGCGTGCGGGCGGAGTCGCTGCGGTCCGGGAGCAAGGAGATCGTCACCGGCCAGGGCACCGTGCCGTACGACCGGCTGGTGCTGGCCACCGGCGCGTACCCGGTCCAGCTGCCCGGGACCGCCGGGCTGCCCGGGGTCCACTCGCTGCGGACGCTGGACGACGCCGCCGCGCTGCGCCCCGTGCTGGCCGCCCGGCAGCGGATCGTCGTGGTCGGGGCCGGCTGGATCGGCGCCGAGTTCGCCACCGCGGCGCGCCAGGCCGGCTGCGAGGTCACCGTCGTGGAGGCCGCGGACCGGCCGCTCGCCGCCGTGCTGCCCGCCTCCGTGACCGCCCCCATGCGCGGCTGGTACGAGGAAGCGGGCGTCGAGCTGCGTACCGGCACCCGCGTGGCCGCCGTGGAGCCCGGCGCGGTGGTGCTGGCCGACGGCAGCCGGCTGCCCGCCGCGGCCGTCGTGGTGGGGATCGGCGCCCGGCCCGCCAACGGCTGGCTGGCCGGCTCCGGGGTCGCCGTGGACGCGGACGGCGCGGTGCTGGCCGACGACCGGCTGCGCACCTCCGTCGAGGACGTCTACGCCGTCGGCGACTGCGCATCCTTCCCGTCGGCCCGCTACGGCCGCCGGCTGCTGGTCCACCACTGGGACAACGCCGTACAGGGCCCGCGTACCGCCGCCGCGAACCTGCTCGGCGGGGACCAGCCGTACGATCCGGTGCCGTACTTCTGGTCCGAGCAGTTCGGCCGGTTCGTGCAGTACGCGGGCCACCACACCGACGCCGACACGATGGTGCCGCGCGGCGACCCGGCCGGTCCTGCCTGGTCGGTGCTGTGGCTGCGGGACGGGCTGCTGACGGCGGTGCTCGCGGTCGGCAGGCCGCGGGACATGGCCCAGGCCCGCAAGCTGCTCGGCGGCTCTCCCGCGGTGGACCCCGAACGCGCCGCCGACCCGGCGGTCCCGCTCAGGTCGGCGGTCCGCTGA
- a CDS encoding Rv2175c family DNA-binding protein: protein MTVFSSVDAHIDALVPSWLTLPEVAERLGLEVTRIRPLIKEGQLLAVRRGENKVLMVPGDFLGEGKIIKGLSGTLTVLKDDGFSDEEALEWLFTPDPTLPGTPAQALRENRGTEVKRRAQALAV, encoded by the coding sequence GTGACTGTTTTCTCGTCGGTTGACGCACACATTGACGCTCTCGTTCCCTCCTGGCTCACCCTGCCGGAGGTCGCCGAACGTCTCGGCCTCGAAGTGACCCGGATCCGGCCGCTGATCAAGGAGGGGCAACTCCTCGCGGTCCGCCGTGGTGAGAACAAGGTACTGATGGTGCCCGGCGACTTCCTCGGTGAGGGGAAGATCATCAAGGGCCTGTCCGGCACGCTGACCGTCCTGAAGGACGACGGGTTCTCGGACGAGGAAGCCCTGGAGTGGCTCTTCACCCCGGACCCGACCCTGCCCGGCACGCCCGCGCAGGCGCTGCGGGAGAATCGCGGGACCGAGGTGAAGCGCCGCGCGCAGGCGCTCGCCGTGTAG